One genomic region from Cucumis melo cultivar AY chromosome 9, USDA_Cmelo_AY_1.0, whole genome shotgun sequence encodes:
- the LOC103482707 gene encoding dehydration-responsive element-binding protein 1E — protein MDWFAQFSDPLPYYPNCSYKSESSSTLSDAGTPPQTVVNSDEEVILASNRPKRRAGRRIFKETRHPVYRGVRQRNNDKWVCELREPNKKTRIWLGTYPTAEMAARAHDIAALALRGKSACLNFADSAWRFPIPASDDPAVIREAAVRAANEGRDEECNVGREEDDGGSNQQEAYPDRTDYVDDETMSNMPMLLANMAEGLLLSPPSFCVNEDVEWDDVATNDDVSLWSF, from the coding sequence ATGGATTGGTTCGCTCAATTTTCTGACCCACTTCCTTATTACCCCAATTGTAGTTACAAATCTGAATCCTCTTCTACTCTTTCCGACGCCGGAACACCTCCTCAAACAGTGGTTAACTCCGACGAAGAAGTTATTCTCGCCTCCAACCGCCCAAAGCGCCGTGCCGGTCGCCGAATTTTTAAAGAAACTAGACATCCGGTTTACAGAGGAGTCCGGCAGAGGAATAACGACAAATGGGTTTGTGAGCTGAGAGAGCCGAATAAAAAGACGAGGATTTGGCTCGGGACATACCCAACGGCGGAGATGGCAGCTCGTGCACATGACATAGCGGCACTAGCGTTAAGAGGGAAATCCGCTTGCCTAAATTTCGCTGACTCTGCTTGGCGGTTTCCAATTCCGGCGAGTGATGACCCGGCTGTGATTAGAGAGGCGGCTGTGAGGGCGGCGAATGAGGGTAGAGATGAGGAATGTAATGTGGGTCGGGAAGAGGATGACGGCGGTTCGAATCAGCAGGAGGCGTATCCTGACCGGACGGATTATGTGGACGATGAGACTATGTCGAATATGCCAATGTTGCTTGCCAACATGGCGGAAGGACTACTTCTTTCTCCTCCATCTTTTTGTGTCAATGAAGACGTGGAGTGGGATGATGTGGCAACGAACGACGATGTGTCATTGTGGAGCTTTTAG
- the LOC103482708 gene encoding ethylene-responsive transcription factor ERF027: MADQKALPINESLIDQSLDHKSPSPISKPILIDPFVSSSVPTDPQIPNSKSQEQLPPPPPPPSSLPSSIISPPPPSSSSTTKKHSLYRGIRCRSGKWVSEIREPRKTTRIWLGTFPTAEMAAAAYDVAALALRGGDAVLNFPASIPTYPVPASNSPVDIRTAASTAAIAAAAKAVKKVASTSSVEVGTMEDGSKKTGIEKFVDEEEIFGMPGLLADMAEGMMVSPPRMNSPPLSDDSMENSDGTESLWSYF; the protein is encoded by the coding sequence aTGGCTGACCAAAAGGCGCTTCCAATTAATGAGAGCCTAATAGACCAATCTCTTGATCATAAATCTCCTTCCCCAATATCTAAACCAATTCTCATTGACccttttgtttcttcttctgTCCCCACTGATCCCCAAATTCCAAATTCTAAGTCACAAGAACAACTCCCACCACCACCTCCTCCTCCATCATCCCTGCCTTCTTCTATAatttctcctcctcctccttcttcttcttcaacaacTAAGAAGCATTCTTTGTATAGAGGGATCCGGTGCCGAAGTGGGAAATGGGTGTCAGAGATTCGCGAGCCGCGTAAGACGACGCGCATATGGCTTGGTACGTTTCCAACTGCTGAGATGGCTGCGGCTGCTTACGATGTTGCTGCCCTTGCCCTCCGTGGTGGCGATGCTGTCCTTAACTTCCCTGCCTCCATTCCAACCTACCCCGTTCCCGCGTCGAATTCTCCAGTTGACATTCGCACTGCTGCCTCCACTGCCGCTATTGCTGCTGCTGCTAAGGCGGTGAAGAAAGTTGCGTCAACTTCATCGGTTGAAGTAGGCACTATGGAAGATGGTAGCAAGAAGACGGGAATAGAGAAGTTTGTGGATGAAGAAGAAATTTTTGGGATGCCGGGTTTGCTGGCGGATATGGCGGAAGGGATGATGGTGTCGCCGCCGAGAATGAACTCACCACCGCTGTCTGATGACTCGATGGAAAATTCTGATGGTACTGAAAGTTTATGGAGCTACTTTTGA
- the LOC103482709 gene encoding sugar carrier protein C-like isoform X2, which produces MAGGIMAAPEKGKDYPGKFTWKVFYTCFIAASGGLIFGYDLGISGGVTSMDSFLSKFFPAVYQKQISTDPSNNQYCKFDSQTLTLFTSSLYLAALFSSLVAASVSRTFGRRITMLMGGFLFLAGALLNGFAEAIWMLIVGRLLLGFGIGCANQSVPIYLSEMAPYKYRGSLNNLFQLMITLGILIANVLNYGFAMIPGGWGWRLSLGGAVVPALIIIIGSFTLTDTPSSLIERDRLDEAKELLKKVRGVDNVDAELADLVAAREASKGVSNQWRALFQRKYRPQLTMAIAIPFFQQLTGINVITFYAPVLFKTLGFGNSASLMSAMITGGVNCVSTIAAILLVDRFGRRVLFLEGGTQMLLSQIVVTVMIAYKFGIDGNSGGLSKEYAGAVVLFICTYVAGFAWSWGPLGWLVPSEIFSLEVRSALQSVNVSVNMIFTFLVAQIFTLMLCHMKFGMFIFFAFFVFVMSIFIYKFLPETKGVPIEEMALVWQKHPFWGKYVSQEKPQTTST; this is translated from the exons ATGGCCGGCGGAATTATGGCAGCTCCTGAGAAAGGAAAGGATTATCCAGGAAAATTCACATGGAAAGTCTTCTACACTTGCTTCATTGCCGCCTCTGGTGGTTTGATTTTTGGCTACGATTTGGGTATTTCAg GTGGAGTGACGTCTATGGACTCATTTTTGTCGAAGTTTTTTCCGGCTGTGTACCAGAAACAAATTTCGACCGATCCTTCAAACAATCAGTACTGCAAATTTGACAGTCAAACATTGACACTTTTTACGTCGTCACTTTACCTGGCGGCTTTATTTTCATCGTTGGTGGCGGCGAGCGTTAGCCGGACTTTTGGGCGGCGGATTACTATGCTTATGGGGGGATTTCTGTTCCTTGCCGGAGCTCTTCTCAATGGCTTTGCTGAAGCCATTTGGATGCTCATCGTCGGCCGTTTGTTACTTGGCTTCGGCATCGGTTGTGCTAAtcag TCGGTGCCAATTTACCTATCAGAAATGGCCCCATACAAGTACAGAGGATCTCTAAACAATCTATTCCAACTCATGATCACCCTTGGCATTCTAATTGCCAACGTTCTTAACTATGGATTCGCCATGATCCCCGGCGGTTGGGGCTGGCGGCTGAGCCTTGGTGGAGCTGTAGTCCCTGCGCTAATCATCATAATTGGTTCATTCACCCTGACCGACACCCCAAGCTCTTTGATCGAGCGGGACCGCCTTGATGAGGCCAAGGAACTGTTGAAGAAGGTTCGAGGGGTTGATAACGTGGACGCGGAGCTAGCCGATTTGGTTGCGGCTCGGGAGGCATCGAAGGGAGTGAGTAACCAATGGCGAGCTTTGTTCCAAAGGAAGTATAGGCCACAATTAACAATGGCCATTGCTATTCCCTTTTTTCAGCAGCTAACTGGGATCAATGTCATAACCTTTTATGCACCTGTTTTGTTCAAAACTCTTGGATTTGGAAACTCAGCTTCTTTAATGTCTGCCATGATTACTGGAGGTGTTAATTGTGTCTCTACAATTGCCGCCATTTTGCTTGTTGATAGGTTTGGAAGAAGGGTTCTTTTCCTTGAGGGTGGTACTCAAATGTTGTTATCTCAG ATTGTGGTTACAGTTATGATTGCTTACAAATTTGGTATCGATGGGAATAGCGGAGGATTATCGAAGGAATATGCTGGTGCAGTGGTGTTGTTCATTTGCACCTATGTTGCAGGGTTTGCATGGTCATGGGGGCCATTGGGATGGTTGGTTCCAAGTGAAATCTTTTCTCTTGAAGTTCGATCAGCTCTTCAAAGTGTGAACGTTTCGGTGAACATGATCTTCACTTTCCTAGTAGCTCAAATCTTCACTCTTATGCTTTGTCACATGAAATTTGGAATGTTCATCTTCTTCGCCTTTTTCGTCTTTGTGATGAGCATTTTCATCTACAAATTCCTCCCTGAGACAAAGGGTGTCCCAATTGAAGAGATGGCTCTTGTTTGGCAGAAACATCCTTTTTGGGGAAAATATGTTAGCCAAGAGAAGCCCCAAACCACCTCAACTTAG
- the LOC103482709 gene encoding sugar carrier protein C-like isoform X1, with translation MAGGIMAAPEKGKDYPGKFTWKVFYTCFIAASGGLIFGYDLGISGGVTSMDSFLSKFFPAVYQKQISTDPSNNQYCKFDSQTLTLFTSSLYLAALFSSLVAASVSRTFGRRITMLMGGFLFLAGALLNGFAEAIWMLIVGRLLLGFGIGCANQSVPIYLSEMAPYKYRGSLNNLFQLMITLGILIANVLNYGFAMIPGGWGWRLSLGGAVVPALIIIIGSFTLTDTPSSLIERDRLDEAKELLKKVRGVDNVDAELADLVAAREASKGVSNQWRALFQRKYRPQLTMAIAIPFFQQLTGINVITFYAPVLFKTLGFGNSASLMSAMITGGVNCVSTIAAILLVDRFGRRVLFLEGGTQMLLSQIVVTVMIAYKFGIDGNSGGLSKEYAGAVVLFICTYVAGFAWSWGPLGWLVPSEIFSLEVRSALQSVNVSVNMIFTFLVAQIFTLMLCHMKFGMFIFFAFFVFVMSIFIYKFLPETKGVPIEEMALVWQKHPFWGKYVNDDDGDEIKECLNSKKGSDMIV, from the exons ATGGCCGGCGGAATTATGGCAGCTCCTGAGAAAGGAAAGGATTATCCAGGAAAATTCACATGGAAAGTCTTCTACACTTGCTTCATTGCCGCCTCTGGTGGTTTGATTTTTGGCTACGATTTGGGTATTTCAg GTGGAGTGACGTCTATGGACTCATTTTTGTCGAAGTTTTTTCCGGCTGTGTACCAGAAACAAATTTCGACCGATCCTTCAAACAATCAGTACTGCAAATTTGACAGTCAAACATTGACACTTTTTACGTCGTCACTTTACCTGGCGGCTTTATTTTCATCGTTGGTGGCGGCGAGCGTTAGCCGGACTTTTGGGCGGCGGATTACTATGCTTATGGGGGGATTTCTGTTCCTTGCCGGAGCTCTTCTCAATGGCTTTGCTGAAGCCATTTGGATGCTCATCGTCGGCCGTTTGTTACTTGGCTTCGGCATCGGTTGTGCTAAtcag TCGGTGCCAATTTACCTATCAGAAATGGCCCCATACAAGTACAGAGGATCTCTAAACAATCTATTCCAACTCATGATCACCCTTGGCATTCTAATTGCCAACGTTCTTAACTATGGATTCGCCATGATCCCCGGCGGTTGGGGCTGGCGGCTGAGCCTTGGTGGAGCTGTAGTCCCTGCGCTAATCATCATAATTGGTTCATTCACCCTGACCGACACCCCAAGCTCTTTGATCGAGCGGGACCGCCTTGATGAGGCCAAGGAACTGTTGAAGAAGGTTCGAGGGGTTGATAACGTGGACGCGGAGCTAGCCGATTTGGTTGCGGCTCGGGAGGCATCGAAGGGAGTGAGTAACCAATGGCGAGCTTTGTTCCAAAGGAAGTATAGGCCACAATTAACAATGGCCATTGCTATTCCCTTTTTTCAGCAGCTAACTGGGATCAATGTCATAACCTTTTATGCACCTGTTTTGTTCAAAACTCTTGGATTTGGAAACTCAGCTTCTTTAATGTCTGCCATGATTACTGGAGGTGTTAATTGTGTCTCTACAATTGCCGCCATTTTGCTTGTTGATAGGTTTGGAAGAAGGGTTCTTTTCCTTGAGGGTGGTACTCAAATGTTGTTATCTCAG ATTGTGGTTACAGTTATGATTGCTTACAAATTTGGTATCGATGGGAATAGCGGAGGATTATCGAAGGAATATGCTGGTGCAGTGGTGTTGTTCATTTGCACCTATGTTGCAGGGTTTGCATGGTCATGGGGGCCATTGGGATGGTTGGTTCCAAGTGAAATCTTTTCTCTTGAAGTTCGATCAGCTCTTCAAAGTGTGAACGTTTCGGTGAACATGATCTTCACTTTCCTAGTAGCTCAAATCTTCACTCTTATGCTTTGTCACATGAAATTTGGAATGTTCATCTTCTTCGCCTTTTTCGTCTTTGTGATGAGCATTTTCATCTACAAATTCCTCCCTGAGACAAAGGGTGTCCCAATTGAAGAGATGGCTCTTGTTTGGCAGAAACATCCTTTTTGGGGAAAATATGTTA